Proteins from one Listeria innocua genomic window:
- a CDS encoding FAD-dependent oxidoreductase → MKFNSMFSPIDIGPMRVPNRFVVSPMCNNYANTDGTLTDTSLAYYKERALGGFGLITFEATVVDVRAKGGANKACLYSDHQIASFKRVIDACHDAGAKISVQLQHAGPEGNSKVSGYPLKAASAIASAEGRNTPEAISREELYELIELYGEAALRAKKAGADAVEVHCAHGYLVSSFLSGRTNKRVDEFGGCFENRMRLPRLIIESIRKRVGHSIAILCRINSTDGVDGGLSVQDSATVAAYLEDCGLDGLHVSRSVHIRDEYMWAPTVLHAGFSSDLVTQIKRAVSIPVITVGRFTEPHYAELMVREGRADLVAFGRQSLADPETPNKAAAGKLDELLPCIACLQGCVANMYAGKPITCLVNPLLGRESEAYLPKTPSKKVVVIGGGVGGLYAGWMAGSRGHDVTVYEASDIIGGQMRLAAYPPGKGDLTNMVRSYIKKCEQFDVEIKTNTPVTPELIQDIAPDAVIIATGATPLVLPIPGIEDSGLIHAVDLLDGKESCGKKVLVVGGGMVGSETAAFLGEAGHDVTVVELRDEVGADVISEHRKFLMRDFDEYKIKSITNAKVTSFLPDGVTYSLADEKEYRIDGFDSVVLAMGSRAYNPLEEAIKKIVPETYVIGDAVRARRALDATKEALDAVLQL, encoded by the coding sequence TTGAAATTTAATTCGATGTTCTCACCGATTGATATCGGGCCTATGAGAGTACCAAATCGTTTTGTTGTATCTCCAATGTGTAATAACTATGCGAATACAGATGGCACTTTAACAGATACTTCATTAGCCTATTATAAAGAACGTGCGCTTGGTGGCTTTGGTCTAATTACTTTTGAAGCGACCGTTGTAGATGTTCGGGCAAAAGGCGGCGCAAATAAAGCATGTCTTTATAGCGATCATCAAATTGCCAGTTTTAAACGAGTGATAGATGCTTGTCATGACGCGGGTGCCAAAATCTCTGTGCAATTGCAACACGCTGGACCTGAAGGAAATTCTAAAGTTTCTGGTTATCCTTTAAAAGCAGCTTCCGCCATCGCTTCAGCAGAAGGACGCAATACACCGGAAGCCATTTCACGGGAAGAACTTTATGAATTAATTGAACTTTACGGGGAAGCGGCTTTACGAGCAAAAAAAGCTGGGGCTGATGCAGTAGAAGTTCACTGCGCTCATGGTTATTTAGTAAGTAGTTTCCTATCTGGACGCACGAATAAACGTGTGGATGAATTCGGCGGCTGTTTTGAAAATAGAATGCGACTACCAAGACTCATTATCGAAAGCATTCGAAAACGTGTTGGTCATTCCATCGCAATCCTATGCCGAATTAACAGTACGGATGGCGTGGATGGCGGACTAAGTGTCCAAGATAGTGCGACGGTAGCTGCTTATTTGGAAGATTGTGGTTTAGATGGTTTGCATGTTTCTCGTAGCGTTCATATTCGCGATGAATACATGTGGGCTCCTACCGTGTTACACGCTGGTTTTAGTTCTGACCTTGTAACACAAATTAAACGCGCGGTTTCTATCCCAGTAATTACAGTTGGGCGTTTCACCGAGCCGCATTATGCTGAACTAATGGTTCGCGAAGGTCGGGCTGACTTAGTTGCTTTCGGACGACAATCGTTAGCTGATCCAGAAACACCGAATAAGGCGGCGGCTGGAAAACTAGACGAATTACTTCCTTGTATCGCTTGTCTTCAAGGTTGTGTCGCTAACATGTATGCTGGAAAACCTATTACTTGTTTAGTGAATCCTCTACTCGGCCGCGAATCCGAAGCCTATTTGCCAAAAACACCTAGTAAAAAAGTTGTTGTTATCGGCGGTGGTGTTGGAGGGCTTTATGCTGGTTGGATGGCTGGCTCAAGAGGTCATGATGTAACAGTGTACGAAGCATCAGACATTATCGGCGGCCAAATGCGTTTAGCTGCCTATCCCCCAGGAAAAGGCGACCTAACTAATATGGTTCGCAGTTACATTAAAAAATGTGAGCAATTCGATGTGGAAATTAAAACCAATACACCTGTCACGCCCGAACTTATTCAAGATATTGCCCCAGATGCAGTTATTATTGCGACGGGCGCTACCCCACTCGTCTTACCAATTCCAGGTATTGAAGATTCCGGCTTAATCCACGCAGTCGACTTACTTGATGGCAAAGAATCTTGTGGCAAAAAAGTACTAGTTGTTGGCGGAGGTATGGTTGGTAGTGAGACTGCTGCATTTTTAGGTGAAGCTGGTCATGATGTAACAGTCGTCGAACTTCGTGATGAAGTCGGAGCAGATGTTATTTCTGAACACCGAAAATTCCTTATGCGCGATTTTGACGAGTATAAAATTAAAAGTATTACTAATGCAAAAGTGACGAGTTTCTTACCAGACGGGGTCACGTACTCCTTAGCTGATGAAAAAGAGTACCGCATTGATGGGTTTGATTCTGTCGTACTTGCAATGGGATCAAGAGCTTACAATCCACTGGAGGAAGCCATCAAGAAAATCGTCCCAGAAACTTATGTTATCGGTGATGCAGTTCGTGCGCGCCGAGCATTAGATGCAACCAAAGAAGCACTAGATGCGGTATTGCAATTATAA
- the aroE gene encoding shikimate dehydrogenase: protein MEKRISGSTRLLSLIGTPVDHSKSPIMYNYSFQKAGLDYAYLAFDIPVSKVADAIAAIKTFNLRGSNVTMPCKSEVLKYMDELSPAARMIGAVNTIINEDGKLTGHITDGLGFASNLRDSGVDVAGKKMTIIGAGGAATAIQVQCALDGAKEIAIFNIKDDFYEKAKQTIASIKQEVPDCIVHIYDLNDAAKLHEEIATSDILVNATLVGMHPHENETPVKDTTVFRKDLIVTDVVYNPKKTRLLLDAEAAGSKTIGGLGMLLWQGAEAYKLFTGKDMPVSEVKDLYFN from the coding sequence GTGGAAAAAAGAATTTCAGGATCAACTCGGCTTCTAAGTTTAATTGGTACACCCGTAGACCATTCAAAATCCCCAATCATGTATAATTATAGTTTTCAAAAAGCTGGTTTAGATTATGCGTATCTTGCATTTGATATTCCTGTAAGTAAAGTCGCTGATGCAATTGCTGCTATCAAGACTTTTAACCTGCGTGGCTCTAACGTAACCATGCCTTGTAAAAGTGAAGTTTTAAAATACATGGATGAACTTTCCCCTGCTGCGCGAATGATTGGTGCTGTAAATACCATTATAAATGAAGATGGGAAACTAACCGGACATATCACAGACGGTCTTGGTTTTGCTAGTAATTTACGGGATTCTGGTGTAGATGTGGCGGGCAAAAAAATGACCATCATCGGCGCTGGTGGTGCAGCAACAGCAATCCAAGTTCAGTGCGCACTTGATGGGGCCAAGGAAATCGCCATTTTTAATATTAAAGATGATTTTTATGAAAAAGCTAAACAAACGATTGCTTCTATTAAACAAGAAGTTCCTGACTGCATCGTACATATTTATGACTTAAATGACGCAGCAAAATTACATGAGGAAATAGCGACTAGTGATATTTTAGTAAATGCTACACTCGTTGGTATGCATCCACATGAAAATGAAACGCCTGTCAAAGATACGACTGTCTTCAGAAAAGATTTAATCGTCACCGATGTTGTCTACAATCCAAAGAAAACCAGACTTTTGCTAGATGCAGAAGCTGCTGGTTCAAAAACTATAGGCGGACTAGGCATGCTTTTATGGCAAGGCGCAGAAGCATACAAACTGTTCACAGGTAAAGATATGCCTGTTTCAGAAGTAAAAGATTTATATTTTAATTAA
- a CDS encoding MFS transporter, with translation MNAKRFYPTAIALYFTYFIHGIGVSILGQYKQDFAGVWGADKLSDGTFDVSMVIAVIAALGLGRLLTLPISGPFSDKFGRKPSALIGVGLYAIYFIGLAFAPNMYIAYAFAFVGGAANSFLDTAVTPSVLEIFTKNGAIANMFTKFSISIGQFVLPFAIGMVAAANMSFRTLFIITMALIVIDGLIIAFMPFPPMNNNVGGEKAKPAKMKFNATSWAIIGIGFTCTSTFQLWLNCNQELGKLYGMADPSKIQSFYSLGTMCAILITAVLVKKFILPVRILIIYPAIATLMLLIIYIVQTPTICLIGGFVIGYAAAGGVLQLAVSTANEFFPTNKGKITSIVMISSSLANYIVLNIASYITKAGGIEGPKYVLLFNVVITVIGILLAIFVNMRYKNESKIATK, from the coding sequence ATGAACGCAAAAAGATTTTATCCAACAGCAATTGCACTTTATTTTACTTATTTTATTCACGGTATTGGGGTATCCATTCTTGGCCAATACAAACAAGATTTCGCTGGAGTATGGGGAGCAGACAAGCTTTCCGACGGTACCTTTGATGTCAGTATGGTTATTGCTGTTATCGCAGCACTCGGCCTAGGACGTTTACTTACACTGCCAATTTCTGGACCTTTTTCAGATAAATTTGGCCGTAAACCTTCCGCATTAATCGGTGTTGGTTTATATGCCATTTATTTCATCGGATTAGCATTTGCACCGAATATGTATATTGCTTATGCTTTCGCTTTTGTAGGCGGTGCCGCGAATTCATTCTTAGACACTGCTGTAACACCATCCGTTCTAGAAATTTTCACTAAAAATGGCGCTATTGCCAATATGTTTACTAAATTCTCTATTTCTATCGGACAATTCGTATTACCTTTCGCTATTGGTATGGTAGCAGCGGCGAATATGTCTTTCCGTACACTATTTATTATTACGATGGCATTAATTGTTATCGACGGTTTAATTATCGCATTTATGCCATTCCCACCAATGAATAACAATGTGGGCGGCGAAAAAGCAAAACCAGCGAAAATGAAATTCAATGCAACTAGTTGGGCAATCATAGGTATAGGTTTCACATGTACCTCCACTTTCCAACTATGGTTAAACTGTAACCAAGAGCTCGGAAAATTATATGGCATGGCTGATCCAAGTAAGATTCAATCATTCTACTCACTAGGTACTATGTGTGCTATTTTAATTACAGCTGTTCTCGTGAAAAAATTCATTTTACCAGTGCGAATTCTCATTATATATCCAGCAATTGCTACTTTAATGCTACTAATTATTTACATCGTCCAAACACCGACTATATGCTTAATTGGTGGATTTGTAATTGGATACGCTGCTGCTGGTGGGGTTCTTCAACTAGCTGTATCAACTGCCAACGAATTTTTCCCTACGAACAAAGGGAAAATCACTTCGATTGTTATGATTTCCTCAAGCCTTGCAAACTATATCGTTTTAAACATTGCGAGCTATATTACTAAAGCTGGTGGTATCGAAGGTCCGAAATATGTGTTATTATTCAATGTAGTGATCACAGTTATCGGAATCTTACTAGCAATCTTCGTCAATATGCGTTACAAAAATGAATCTAAAATTGCAACTAAATAA
- a CDS encoding MFS transporter encodes MKNKYLSTSLGLYMNYFVHGMALIIIAQNIDFLSQKWHTDLAGAAGVVSSFGIGKLLAVFISGKLSDKFGRKLSVILGVFFYIVFLGGILLSPNTIIAYAFGISAGIANSFLDTGTYPALMEAYPKKAASANIVVKAFVQAGQFLLPFMIAFILANNLWYGWSFIVLIAILLINLLYTLTRTFPPMTVGKPLDFEKEIVEEKKAFHFSIDEICLILFGFVAQTLLYIMSQWIAKYGSEVIHMTDNASRLLVSYASVGAILCVCVTFILGNRGVKTLHILITYVTMTMLVSFTLFAFPTEIVCLVGAFLLGYFSAGGIIQLGLTLLAEVSARGKGFVTSLYTIAEGIAVFVIPLIAAAISRIDIAAIFLLNAGIALFGLALLLIVFARKKKFARDHI; translated from the coding sequence ATGAAAAATAAGTATTTATCTACTTCACTAGGACTTTATATGAACTATTTCGTTCATGGTATGGCGTTAATCATCATTGCACAAAATATTGATTTTTTATCTCAAAAATGGCATACAGATTTAGCTGGTGCTGCCGGCGTTGTTTCTTCATTTGGGATTGGTAAATTACTTGCTGTTTTTATATCAGGAAAACTATCAGATAAATTCGGTCGTAAATTATCCGTCATTCTCGGCGTATTTTTCTATATTGTTTTTTTAGGCGGTATTTTATTAAGTCCAAATACTATCATAGCCTATGCTTTCGGGATTTCAGCAGGAATTGCAAACTCTTTCCTTGATACAGGTACTTACCCAGCATTAATGGAAGCTTATCCTAAAAAAGCGGCATCAGCTAACATCGTTGTAAAAGCTTTTGTACAAGCTGGTCAGTTTCTCTTACCATTTATGATTGCTTTTATTTTAGCAAATAACTTATGGTACGGCTGGAGTTTTATCGTGTTAATTGCGATTTTACTTATTAACTTACTGTATACGTTGACCCGTACGTTCCCTCCAATGACCGTTGGAAAACCGCTTGATTTCGAGAAAGAAATCGTTGAAGAGAAAAAAGCATTTCATTTTAGCATTGATGAAATCTGTTTGATTCTCTTTGGATTTGTAGCACAGACGCTTCTATACATTATGAGTCAATGGATAGCAAAATACGGTTCTGAAGTTATTCATATGACTGATAATGCTTCTAGACTACTTGTGAGCTATGCAAGTGTTGGTGCTATTTTATGCGTATGTGTAACGTTTATTTTAGGAAATCGTGGGGTTAAAACACTTCATATTTTAATAACGTATGTAACGATGACGATGTTAGTTTCCTTCACGCTTTTTGCATTCCCAACTGAAATTGTCTGCCTAGTTGGTGCTTTCTTGCTTGGTTACTTCTCAGCTGGTGGTATTATCCAATTAGGTTTAACACTTCTCGCCGAAGTCTCTGCTCGTGGTAAAGGTTTTGTTACTAGCCTTTATACGATCGCTGAAGGCATTGCTGTTTTTGTTATTCCACTTATCGCTGCCGCTATTTCTAGGATTGATATTGCTGCTATTTTCCTACTAAATGCTGGTATTGCATTATTCGGGTTAGCTCTTTTATTAATCGTATTTGCCAGAAAGAAAAAATTTGCTCGTGATCATATTTAA
- a CDS encoding ATP-binding cassette domain-containing protein, with the protein MRVDSLSKKIDGKLLLDKITFEVNPGEIVGIVGRNGIGKTTLFRTMMGFYIPDEGDVYLDEPISKNPELKQKIFMLQDNLGCWDGYKIPTIKKFYQKTYPLFDGAKFDLLMNQVNLATDVKFQTYSKGMKALFGLVLSLCIGADFILLDEPMEGIDVIAQKKITGILLEEVERRKLGIVISSHRLNDLEPIADYIHILQGNRIEESYHLETLREQAVKIQIAFENKKLPTILLENGKVINKYGRVYTILFRDMNTELYAAIKREKPIFMDELAVTLEDLFVYHLEEQGGEE; encoded by the coding sequence TTGAGGGTTGATTCGTTAAGTAAAAAAATTGATGGGAAGCTTTTGCTTGATAAGATAACATTTGAAGTGAATCCAGGAGAGATTGTTGGCATAGTTGGACGAAACGGCATCGGGAAAACAACACTTTTTCGAACAATGATGGGTTTTTACATTCCAGATGAAGGGGATGTCTACTTAGATGAGCCGATAAGTAAAAATCCCGAACTAAAGCAAAAAATATTTATGCTACAAGATAACTTAGGCTGCTGGGATGGCTACAAAATTCCAACAATAAAAAAATTCTATCAAAAGACTTATCCATTATTTGATGGAGCTAAATTTGATTTATTAATGAATCAAGTCAACCTTGCCACGGATGTTAAGTTTCAAACGTATTCTAAAGGAATGAAAGCACTTTTCGGTTTAGTTTTGTCACTTTGTATTGGAGCAGATTTTATTTTACTTGATGAACCTATGGAAGGTATAGATGTTATCGCTCAAAAGAAAATTACTGGGATTTTATTAGAAGAAGTAGAACGACGGAAATTAGGTATTGTAATTTCTTCACATCGTTTAAACGACTTAGAACCAATTGCCGATTATATCCATATTTTACAAGGAAATCGCATTGAAGAATCCTATCATCTTGAAACTTTACGTGAACAAGCAGTCAAAATTCAAATTGCTTTTGAAAACAAAAAATTACCAACTATTTTACTTGAAAATGGTAAAGTGATTAACAAATATGGGCGGGTGTATACGATTTTATTCCGGGATATGAATACAGAATTATATGCTGCTATAAAACGAGAAAAACCGATTTTCATGGATGAACTTGCGGTTACATTAGAAGACCTGTTTGTTTATCATCTAGAGGAACAAGGGGGAGAAGAATAA
- a CDS encoding GntR family transcriptional regulator produces MFTINTKSQLPIYEQIVQKIKEQVVKGILQEGEKILSIREFASRIGVNPNTVSKAYQELERQEVIVTVKGKGTFIADQTEKNSSPKKLAETKIKLKEIILDLVYLGINVEEIHKLSVEYSQDIIGGDKI; encoded by the coding sequence ATGTTTACTATTAATACGAAAAGTCAACTGCCAATTTATGAACAGATCGTCCAAAAAATTAAAGAACAAGTTGTCAAAGGCATACTTCAAGAAGGCGAAAAAATTCTTTCTATACGAGAGTTCGCCAGCAGAATAGGAGTGAATCCAAACACTGTGAGTAAAGCTTACCAAGAATTAGAACGTCAAGAAGTAATCGTCACGGTTAAAGGAAAAGGAACCTTTATTGCGGACCAAACAGAAAAGAACAGTTCGCCAAAAAAGTTAGCAGAAACTAAAATAAAATTAAAAGAAATAATTTTAGATTTAGTTTATCTTGGAATTAATGTGGAAGAAATACATAAATTATCTGTTGAATACAGTCAGGACATCATTGGAGGTGACAAAATTTGA
- a CDS encoding methylated-DNA--[protein]-cysteine S-methyltransferase: MEKFYDDSIRFAGEKIYFAATDKGLFYVGKNKENLQSAIHDPEKMRKYKAELLAYLNGESIHFTFPIDLSGTALQLEVFEALKTIPYGETRTYTEIAEQINRPKAVRAVGTAIGKNPLLVIIPCHRVIGKSGKLTGYSGGIPMKQALLTLEKKNVNQFSF, translated from the coding sequence ATGGAGAAGTTCTATGATGATTCCATCCGTTTTGCGGGAGAAAAAATTTATTTCGCCGCCACTGATAAAGGTTTGTTTTATGTTGGGAAAAATAAGGAAAACTTGCAATCAGCGATACATGACCCAGAGAAAATGAGGAAATATAAAGCAGAACTACTTGCTTATTTAAATGGAGAAAGCATTCATTTCACTTTCCCTATTGATTTATCCGGAACAGCATTACAATTAGAAGTTTTTGAAGCCTTAAAAACGATTCCATATGGAGAAACTAGAACCTATACAGAAATAGCTGAACAAATTAATCGCCCAAAAGCAGTCCGTGCAGTCGGAACAGCTATTGGAAAAAACCCCTTACTTGTAATTATCCCGTGCCACCGAGTCATCGGAAAAAGCGGGAAACTAACAGGGTATAGTGGCGGAATACCAATGAAACAAGCGCTATTAACATTAGAAAAAAAGAATGTAAATCAATTTTCTTTTTAA
- a CDS encoding bifunctional transcriptional activator/DNA repair enzyme AdaA, producing MSDYYLTKKRWQAISTNDRTADGTFFYGVKTTKIFCFPSCKSRLPKKENIVIFHSKEEATSHGFRPCKRCKSGGKSLPDTEWVGNIKAYIEENFAKPLTLQIIADDCHGSPYHLHRTFKRITDITPITYLDNIRIDYAKNQLQNTTLSIELIGKMSGFPNSSHFSTTFKRHTALSPNQFRKEQK from the coding sequence TTGTCAGATTATTACTTAACTAAAAAAAGATGGCAAGCAATTTCAACGAATGATCGCACTGCTGATGGTACTTTTTTCTATGGTGTGAAGACTACGAAAATATTTTGTTTTCCTTCTTGTAAATCGCGTTTACCTAAAAAAGAAAATATTGTTATCTTCCATAGTAAGGAAGAAGCTACTTCGCATGGCTTTCGTCCTTGTAAACGATGCAAATCTGGAGGGAAAAGTTTACCCGATACAGAATGGGTAGGCAACATTAAGGCTTACATTGAAGAAAATTTTGCAAAGCCATTAACTTTACAGATTATTGCCGATGATTGTCACGGGAGTCCATATCATCTCCATCGAACGTTTAAACGGATTACAGACATCACACCAATTACTTATTTAGACAATATTCGAATCGACTATGCAAAAAATCAGCTCCAAAACACAACCTTATCTATTGAACTTATTGGAAAAATGTCTGGTTTTCCTAATTCCTCCCATTTTTCTACTACTTTTAAAAGACATACAGCTTTATCGCCAAACCAATTTCGAAAAGAACAAAAATAA
- a CDS encoding RluA family pseudouridine synthase: MTHLTLPILEDWEGLTLTAILQEKFHLGKKARHEIRMSQDVLLNNKPLDDWNTPLFVGASLSLPIILHDKIPVYEYDLEIIYEDDFLLVVNKPVGMKTHANDSYETDTCANAVQYYLEKTGQEANALAVHRLDQTTSGLVLFAKNKLAIAGLSWQMENRAIHRTYLAAVDGTWGLVMQTINKPIGEDRHHGSRRQISPYGQPAVTHVKVLENDNENNTSLVECQIETGRTHQIRVHLSGIGHPIIGDTLYGGSSRANRIMLHAEKLHLNHPFKGKEMNFSAPAGDDWVF; this comes from the coding sequence ATGACGCATTTAACTTTACCTATTTTAGAAGACTGGGAAGGTCTTACTCTAACTGCTATTTTGCAAGAAAAATTTCACCTTGGAAAAAAAGCACGACATGAGATCAGAATGTCTCAAGATGTTTTACTGAATAATAAACCGCTAGACGACTGGAATACTCCGCTTTTTGTTGGCGCAAGTCTTTCTTTACCGATTATTTTGCACGATAAAATCCCGGTTTATGAATATGACTTAGAAATTATTTATGAAGATGATTTTTTACTAGTAGTTAATAAACCTGTTGGGATGAAAACTCACGCAAATGACAGCTACGAAACGGATACATGCGCAAATGCAGTGCAATATTATTTAGAAAAAACGGGACAAGAAGCAAACGCTCTTGCTGTTCACCGGCTCGATCAAACCACTTCAGGATTAGTTCTTTTTGCTAAGAACAAGTTAGCTATCGCTGGATTATCGTGGCAAATGGAAAATAGAGCGATTCACCGGACTTATCTTGCTGCGGTTGATGGCACTTGGGGACTTGTGATGCAGACGATTAATAAACCTATTGGCGAAGACCGTCATCACGGCTCAAGACGCCAAATCAGTCCTTATGGTCAACCTGCCGTTACTCACGTTAAAGTTTTAGAAAATGACAATGAAAATAATACGTCTCTTGTAGAATGCCAAATCGAAACTGGCCGGACGCACCAAATCCGTGTTCACTTAAGCGGAATCGGTCATCCAATCATTGGCGATACACTTTACGGCGGATCAAGTCGTGCAAACCGAATCATGTTACACGCAGAGAAATTACATCTTAATCATCCTTTCAAAGGCAAAGAAATGAATTTTTCCGCACCAGCTGGAGATGATTGGGTATTTTAA
- a CDS encoding VOC family protein gives MLHHVEIYVANIEKSRLFWSELLEELSYELYQTWNEGFSYKFGETYLVFVQTEEPFLSEGYHRKRIGLNHLAFHGGTKKRVDDFRAKLKAKGIKLLYEDRFPFAGGKNHYAVFFEDPDGMKVEICTEVTI, from the coding sequence ATGTTACATCATGTGGAAATCTATGTAGCTAATATCGAAAAAAGCCGGCTATTTTGGTCGGAGCTGTTAGAAGAGCTTTCTTATGAATTATATCAAACGTGGAATGAAGGATTTAGCTATAAATTTGGAGAGACGTATTTAGTCTTTGTTCAAACCGAGGAGCCATTTCTCTCAGAGGGTTATCATCGTAAGCGAATTGGACTTAATCATTTAGCTTTTCACGGTGGTACAAAGAAACGTGTGGATGACTTTCGAGCTAAATTAAAAGCAAAAGGAATCAAGCTTCTATACGAAGACAGGTTTCCTTTTGCTGGTGGTAAAAATCATTATGCTGTGTTTTTTGAAGATCCGGATGGTATGAAAGTAGAGATTTGTACAGAAGTCACAATTTAA
- a CDS encoding DNA alkylation repair protein — translation MTTIQTLFRANRSVADSKPMEAYMKNQFPFLGIRATERKKLVADFLRENGMPDDLLRLVVELFAEEERELQYAAIDLLSRYGKKQASEAIEIYEQLVTTKSWWDTVDGLAGTVVSNHFKLYPDLIPIYNEAWINGDNIWLARTAILFQLKYKEETNAELLFANCEKWLGSKEFFIQKAIGWALRQYAKVDSEAVRVFVNSHTLAPLSRREALKHIGEA, via the coding sequence ATGACGACTATTCAAACGTTATTCCGTGCTAATCGTTCTGTAGCAGATTCGAAGCCAATGGAAGCATACATGAAAAACCAATTCCCATTTTTAGGAATTAGAGCCACTGAACGAAAAAAATTAGTAGCAGATTTTTTAAGAGAAAATGGTATGCCGGATGATTTACTGAGACTTGTTGTGGAATTATTTGCAGAAGAAGAGCGTGAACTTCAATACGCGGCAATTGATTTATTAAGTCGCTATGGTAAAAAACAAGCCAGTGAAGCAATTGAAATCTATGAGCAATTAGTTACGACGAAATCATGGTGGGATACGGTAGATGGCTTAGCTGGAACGGTCGTAAGTAATCATTTCAAACTATATCCCGATTTAATCCCTATCTATAATGAAGCATGGATAAACGGAGATAATATTTGGCTAGCTCGGACGGCCATTTTATTTCAATTAAAATATAAAGAAGAAACAAATGCTGAACTCTTATTTGCAAATTGTGAAAAATGGCTAGGTTCTAAAGAGTTTTTCATTCAGAAGGCAATCGGTTGGGCGCTTAGACAATATGCGAAAGTAGATAGTGAGGCAGTTCGCGTTTTTGTAAACAGCCATACGCTTGCGCCACTTAGTCGTAGAGAAGCGCTTAAACATATCGGGGAGGCGTGA
- a CDS encoding aldo/keto reductase — protein sequence MTKTLQDRMILPGNETIPYIGLGVFQVTEQEFIAGAVEKAIEVGYRLFDTAAVYNNEAIVGQAILDSAVPREELFISSKVWNGDLGYDETLFAFERTLRNLKLDYLDLYLIHWPVAGKYRDSWRAMERLHDEKLIKSIGVANFKQHHLSDLLVAANEKPVLNQVETHPLLPQNDLRKYLAEQNIAHAAWSPLAKGILMQNPVITEIAKKHQASVDQVILQWHLNRNTIIFPKSITSSRIEENSRLSYFQLDASDMEKIDRLETGKRVGPDPDDLEYFLSSIERERAYLTGGEKE from the coding sequence TTGACAAAAACTTTACAAGACAGAATGATACTACCGGGGAATGAGACAATTCCTTATATTGGACTTGGTGTATTTCAAGTGACTGAGCAAGAATTTATCGCTGGTGCTGTGGAGAAAGCCATTGAAGTTGGTTATCGTTTATTTGATACAGCAGCAGTTTATAATAATGAAGCAATTGTTGGGCAAGCGATTTTGGATAGTGCAGTGCCACGAGAAGAATTATTTATAAGCTCGAAAGTGTGGAATGGCGATCTTGGTTATGATGAAACCTTATTTGCTTTTGAACGGACGCTTCGAAATTTGAAGTTGGATTATTTGGATTTATATTTAATTCACTGGCCAGTTGCAGGGAAATACCGGGATTCATGGCGGGCAATGGAGCGGCTACATGATGAAAAACTTATTAAATCAATTGGGGTTGCGAATTTTAAACAACATCATTTAAGTGATTTATTGGTTGCCGCAAATGAAAAACCAGTTTTAAACCAAGTAGAAACGCATCCGCTTTTACCGCAAAATGACCTTCGAAAATATTTGGCGGAACAGAATATCGCGCATGCTGCCTGGTCACCGCTTGCTAAAGGGATATTAATGCAAAATCCAGTTATTACAGAAATTGCGAAAAAACATCAAGCTTCTGTTGACCAAGTGATTTTACAGTGGCATTTGAACCGGAATACGATTATTTTTCCTAAGTCGATTACGTCTAGCCGTATTGAAGAAAATTCACGACTTTCATACTTCCAGTTGGATGCAAGTGACATGGAAAAAATCGACCGACTAGAAACAGGTAAACGAGTTGGGCCAGACCCAGATGATTTAGAATATTTTTTAAGCAGTATTGAACGAGAACGAGCTTATTTAACAGGTGGGGAAAAAGAATGA